A window of Novosphingobium terrae contains these coding sequences:
- a CDS encoding LysR family transcriptional regulator yields MPRTPSLSVLRQFRMLAQTVNFSRAAEMSCVSQPALSRTIRLLEEDLGGRLFDRNRRHVSLTPAGEDLLRLTERLIADFDEAFDQLGQTLSGQRGRVVLGVLPSYAVGDLPQVLSRFRDQWPGVDVTVREGLAGTIYQHLRERLIDLAVMTPPEDTEEDFTFLPLFSDPCALVCRAGEAPPQPNWDSFTQSPFIAMAPSSSVRQITDAAFARAGLAPRPLYECTQPATLGAFIAAGLGISALPLSCRPMVGAHDLAWHRLDDPQSERLIGIAHLSGRSLSPAAQNMMAALSAGEA; encoded by the coding sequence ATGCCCCGCACTCCCAGCCTTTCCGTCTTGCGCCAGTTCCGCATGCTGGCCCAGACCGTCAATTTCAGCCGCGCGGCGGAGATGAGCTGCGTCTCGCAACCGGCCCTCTCGCGCACGATCCGCCTGCTGGAGGAAGACCTTGGCGGCCGCCTGTTCGACCGCAACCGCCGCCATGTCTCGCTGACCCCGGCGGGCGAGGATCTGCTGCGCCTCACCGAACGCCTGATCGCCGATTTCGACGAGGCCTTCGATCAGCTGGGCCAGACGCTGTCCGGCCAGCGCGGGCGGGTGGTGCTGGGCGTGCTGCCTTCCTATGCGGTGGGCGACCTGCCGCAAGTTCTCAGCCGCTTTCGCGATCAGTGGCCGGGGGTGGATGTGACCGTGCGCGAGGGGCTGGCGGGCACCATCTACCAACATTTGCGCGAAAGGCTGATCGATCTGGCCGTGATGACCCCGCCTGAGGACACGGAAGAGGATTTCACCTTCCTGCCCCTGTTCTCAGACCCCTGCGCGCTAGTCTGCCGCGCCGGAGAAGCGCCGCCGCAACCCAATTGGGACAGCTTCACGCAAAGCCCCTTTATCGCCATGGCCCCCTCCAGCAGCGTGCGCCAGATCACCGATGCGGCCTTTGCCCGCGCCGGCCTTGCCCCGCGCCCGCTCTATGAATGCACCCAGCCTGCCACGCTGGGGGCCTTTATCGCGGCAGGTCTGGGGATCAGCGCTCTGCCGCTGTCCTGCCGCCCGATGGTGGGCGCGCATGATCTGGCATGGCATAGGCTGGACGATCCGCAATCGGAGCGGCTGATCGGCATCGCCCATCTTTCGGGCCGCAGCCTGTCACCCGCCGCGCAGAACATGATGGCGGCCCTCTCCGCCGGGGAGGCCTGA
- a CDS encoding CitMHS family transporter — MLAPTVLALGALAIVGVMLAVILTNRLSPLAAMILIPVAGALLLGQGAGVPGWIIAGVTKIAPVAGMFVFAILFFGVVSDAGLLAPLVNGVLKLVGRRPSRITVGTSLLALLIHLDGSGAVCFLITVPAMLPLYDQLGMDRRILACCASLAAGVNFLPWTGPTLRASAALHIPTAQIFAPMLPVQIVGLIFVFGAAWWMGRREEKRLAALPTITPDIEPFTADLQAPDPLHRPRLFWLNLAITLAVIALMVTGKAEPAVVFMVATALVLAINYPRAEDQRARIEAHARPAMMMAGILFAAGAFTGIMNGAGLIHALAQSSVALVPPGMGGRIPLLVALTGMPLSMLFDPDSFYFGVLPVVAQVAGHFGVAPVQVAQAALLGMHTVGFPVSPLTPATFLVAGLSRIELGAHQRFAFPWLFAATLVMTLAALALGLIGL; from the coding sequence ATGCTGGCACCCACTGTTCTGGCGCTGGGCGCATTGGCCATCGTTGGCGTGATGCTGGCGGTGATCCTCACCAACCGACTGTCACCTCTGGCGGCGATGATCCTGATCCCGGTGGCGGGTGCTCTGCTGCTGGGCCAAGGCGCAGGCGTGCCGGGCTGGATCATCGCGGGGGTGACGAAGATCGCGCCCGTGGCAGGCATGTTCGTCTTTGCCATCCTGTTTTTCGGCGTGGTCAGCGATGCGGGCCTGCTGGCGCCCTTGGTGAACGGCGTGCTGAAGCTGGTGGGGCGGCGCCCCTCGCGTATCACGGTGGGCACCTCGCTGCTCGCGCTGCTGATCCATCTCGACGGATCGGGAGCGGTGTGTTTCCTCATCACCGTGCCCGCCATGCTGCCGCTCTATGACCAGCTGGGCATGGACCGGCGCATTCTGGCCTGTTGCGCCTCGCTGGCGGCGGGCGTCAACTTCCTGCCGTGGACGGGGCCGACCTTGCGCGCCAGCGCGGCACTGCATATCCCCACGGCACAGATTTTCGCGCCCATGCTGCCGGTGCAGATCGTGGGCCTGATCTTCGTTTTCGGCGCAGCATGGTGGATGGGGCGGCGCGAGGAAAAGCGCCTTGCCGCCCTGCCGACCATCACCCCTGACATCGAGCCGTTTACCGCCGATCTGCAGGCCCCCGATCCGCTGCACCGCCCGCGCCTGTTCTGGCTCAATCTGGCAATCACACTGGCAGTTATCGCGCTGATGGTCACCGGCAAGGCCGAGCCTGCCGTGGTCTTCATGGTCGCCACCGCGCTGGTGCTGGCGATCAACTACCCACGCGCCGAAGACCAGCGCGCCCGCATCGAGGCGCATGCCCGCCCCGCCATGATGATGGCCGGCATCCTCTTCGCCGCCGGGGCCTTCACCGGCATCATGAATGGCGCGGGGCTCATCCACGCTCTGGCGCAGTCCAGCGTCGCTCTGGTGCCCCCGGGCATGGGCGGACGCATTCCGCTGCTGGTGGCCCTGACCGGCATGCCGCTGAGCATGCTGTTCGATCCCGACAGCTTCTATTTCGGCGTGCTGCCGGTGGTGGCGCAGGTGGCCGGGCATTTCGGCGTGGCGCCGGTGCAGGTGGCGCAGGCCGCGCTGCTGGGCATGCACACCGTCGGCTTTCCCGTCAGCCCGCTGACGCCCGCCACCTTCCTTGTCGCAGGCCTCAGCCGCATCGAGCTGGGTGCGCATCAGCGCTTCGCCTTCCCATGGCTGTTTGCCGCCACGCTGGTGATGACGCTGGCGGCGCTGGCCCTCGGCCTGATCGGATTATAA
- a CDS encoding acyclic terpene utilization AtuA family protein: MTRILIGAGAGFAGDRIEPAVELIEKGDLDYLCFECLAERTIALAQLARQRDPAAGYDPRLEKRMRAVLRPAMERGVRIVSNMGAANPLAAMQAALGVARELGLKGIRMAAVLGDNVLSAISGQDHPLIDRDGALADLNPISANAYLGAFPIARALDEGAQVIFTGRVCDPALFLGPMIHAFGWAEDDWTRLARGTVVGHLLECAGQLTGGYFADPGVKDVPDLARLGFPLAEVSEDGDAVLTKVAGSGGRLSLASAREQAMYEILDPARYLQADVVADFTSLSLTELGPDRIAVSGAQGHPRPEKLKVSVGYRDGFIGEGQITYAGPGAVARGQLALEIVKERIAMLGLPVEDIRYDLIGVNSANVTAQMGDPAEVRARVAARAPDAATAAEIGAEVEALYLNGPSGGGGVTTSLREVVAVASVLIGRDAVSPSILHEVS, from the coding sequence ATGACACGCATTCTCATTGGTGCCGGAGCCGGTTTTGCCGGAGATCGCATCGAACCGGCGGTGGAACTGATCGAGAAGGGCGATCTCGACTATCTGTGCTTCGAATGCCTGGCCGAGCGGACCATTGCTCTGGCCCAGCTGGCGCGGCAGCGCGATCCGGCTGCGGGCTATGATCCAAGGCTGGAAAAGCGGATGCGCGCGGTGCTGCGCCCGGCCATGGAGCGCGGGGTGCGGATCGTCTCGAACATGGGGGCCGCCAATCCTTTGGCTGCGATGCAGGCGGCGTTGGGCGTGGCGCGCGAACTGGGCCTGAAAGGCATCCGCATGGCCGCCGTGCTGGGCGATAATGTTTTAAGCGCCATCAGCGGTCAGGATCATCCGCTGATCGACCGTGACGGCGCGCTGGCCGATCTGAACCCCATTTCCGCCAATGCCTATCTGGGCGCCTTTCCCATCGCCCGCGCGCTGGATGAGGGCGCTCAGGTGATCTTTACCGGGCGCGTCTGCGATCCGGCGCTGTTTCTGGGGCCCATGATCCATGCTTTCGGTTGGGCAGAGGATGACTGGACAAGGTTGGCGCGCGGCACGGTGGTGGGCCATCTGCTGGAATGCGCCGGGCAACTGACGGGCGGTTACTTCGCCGATCCGGGTGTGAAGGATGTGCCCGATCTGGCACGCCTCGGTTTCCCTCTGGCCGAGGTCTCCGAGGATGGCGATGCCGTGCTGACCAAGGTGGCGGGCTCGGGCGGGCGGCTGTCTCTGGCCAGCGCGCGTGAGCAGGCGATGTATGAAATCCTCGATCCCGCGCGTTATCTGCAGGCCGATGTGGTGGCCGATTTCACCAGCCTGAGCCTGACCGAACTCGGCCCCGATCGCATCGCGGTGTCCGGCGCGCAGGGCCATCCCCGGCCCGAAAAGCTGAAGGTCTCGGTCGGCTATCGCGACGGCTTTATCGGTGAGGGGCAGATCACCTATGCCGGACCGGGCGCGGTGGCGCGCGGGCAGCTGGCGCTGGAGATCGTGAAGGAACGCATCGCCATGCTGGGCCTGCCGGTTGAGGATATCCGCTACGATCTGATCGGCGTGAACTCCGCCAATGTCACCGCGCAGATGGGAGATCCCGCCGAGGTGCGCGCCCGCGTCGCCGCCCGCGCACCTGACGCCGCCACCGCCGCCGAAATCGGCGCGGAGGTGGAGGCGCTTTATCTTAACGGCCCCTCGGGCGGGGGCGGGGTGACCACCTCGCTGCGTGAGGTCGTCGCCGTCGCCTCGGTGCTGATCGGGCGTGACGCGGTTTCCCCCTCCATCCTCCATGAGGTGAGCTGA
- a CDS encoding AtuA-related protein, with protein sequence MRLRDIAHARTGDKGDTSQICVFAREADHFPLLERALTAQRVADHLAMLKPRRIERHVLPNLGAVNFVLHGALSGGVTRSLALDAHGKTLGAQLLDMEMGDA encoded by the coding sequence ATGCGCCTGCGCGACATCGCCCATGCCCGCACCGGCGACAAGGGCGACACATCCCAGATCTGCGTCTTCGCGCGCGAAGCCGATCACTTCCCCCTGCTGGAACGCGCCCTGACGGCCCAGCGCGTGGCCGATCACCTCGCCATGCTGAAGCCCCGAAGGATCGAGCGCCATGTGCTGCCCAATCTGGGGGCGGTGAATTTCGTGCTGCATGGCGCGCTGTCAGGCGGGGTCACGCGGTCGCTGGCGCTCGATGCCCATGGCAAGACGCTGGGCGCGCAACTGCTGGATATGGAGATGGGCGATGCGTAA
- a CDS encoding alpha/beta hydrolase domain-containing protein produces MRKIFLLGGALLALASGAQGRVTAIHIESRTPAPVKPGERPYEIITGTFDGDLSPARDAIITDIAHAPRNAKGRVSYSATFAIARPLERGSGMLFYDVPNRGNGKVGPDEDGHIRVISGWQGDLTPAPGVQSAQVPVARGLTGMALARVTDLSGSTWGLTGGIGRPVARPLPVDLDTAHAHLYHQSSDDAALEPIPADQWAFADCRSAPFPGTPDPARICLKGGFDATQAYTLAYTARDPLVLGIGFAATRDLVSFLRHAKADDEGTPNPLAGQVRWSVVSGTSQSGNFVKSFINLGFNRDEAGTRVFDGANPNIAARQVPLNLRFAVPGGAATLFEPGSEGTLWWTRYNDTTRGRGTHSLLDRCTATGTCPKIMETFGSTELWGLRLSPALVGTDARADVPIAPNVRRYYFPGVTHGGSITGGISLDGDKPWPGAPVCVLASNPNPSLPTMRALLKRLVDWVSTGRAPPPSQYPTLAKGDLVAPTAAAMHWPRIPGAPVPDGKINGLLDYDYGPGFDYPDLSGVITQQPPKIRRAIPSLVPRVDADGNELGGGVPSVQHLVPLGTYLGWNVLAKGYGAGTDCGFAGGFIPFAATKADRLAKGDPRLSLEERYGSHAGFVARVKAVADRRVKEGWLLPDDAAKLVAGAEASGVLKTGQ; encoded by the coding sequence ATGCGTAAGATCTTCCTGCTGGGCGGCGCGCTGCTGGCGCTGGCCTCGGGCGCGCAGGGCCGCGTCACCGCGATCCATATCGAGAGCCGCACCCCGGCCCCGGTCAAACCGGGCGAGCGTCCCTATGAGATCATCACCGGCACGTTTGATGGCGATCTCAGCCCCGCGCGCGATGCCATCATCACCGATATCGCCCATGCCCCGCGCAATGCGAAAGGCCGTGTAAGCTACAGCGCCACCTTCGCCATCGCCCGCCCGCTGGAGCGCGGCAGCGGCATGCTGTTCTACGATGTGCCCAACCGCGGCAACGGCAAGGTCGGCCCCGATGAGGACGGCCATATCCGCGTCATCAGCGGCTGGCAAGGCGATCTCACCCCGGCGCCCGGCGTGCAGAGCGCCCAAGTCCCGGTCGCCAGGGGGCTGACCGGCATGGCGCTGGCCCGCGTCACCGATCTGTCCGGCAGCACATGGGGCCTGACGGGCGGCATCGGTCGCCCGGTGGCGCGGCCCTTGCCGGTGGATCTGGATACCGCCCATGCCCACCTCTACCACCAGAGCAGCGATGACGCCGCGCTGGAACCCATCCCCGCCGACCAATGGGCCTTCGCCGATTGTCGCAGCGCGCCGTTCCCCGGCACGCCCGATCCGGCGCGCATCTGCCTGAAGGGCGGTTTCGATGCCACGCAGGCCTATACGCTGGCCTATACGGCGCGCGATCCGCTGGTGCTGGGCATCGGCTTTGCCGCCACGCGCGATCTGGTGAGCTTTCTGCGCCACGCCAAAGCCGATGATGAGGGCACGCCCAACCCTCTGGCGGGCCAAGTGCGCTGGAGCGTGGTGAGCGGCACCTCGCAATCGGGCAATTTCGTCAAGAGCTTCATCAATCTGGGCTTCAACCGTGATGAAGCGGGCACCCGCGTCTTTGATGGCGCCAACCCCAACATCGCCGCGCGGCAGGTGCCGCTCAACCTGCGCTTCGCCGTGCCGGGAGGCGCCGCCACCCTCTTCGAGCCCGGCAGCGAGGGCACGCTGTGGTGGACGCGCTACAATGACACCACGCGCGGACGCGGCACCCACAGCCTGCTCGACCGCTGCACGGCCACCGGCACCTGCCCGAAGATCATGGAGACCTTCGGCTCGACCGAATTGTGGGGCCTGCGCCTCTCGCCCGCGCTGGTGGGGACGGATGCCAGAGCCGATGTCCCCATCGCGCCGAATGTGCGCCGCTATTACTTCCCGGGCGTGACGCATGGCGGGTCGATCACCGGCGGCATCTCGCTCGATGGCGACAAGCCATGGCCCGGCGCACCGGTCTGCGTGCTGGCCAGCAATCCCAACCCCTCGCTGCCCACCATGCGCGCCTTGCTGAAGCGACTTGTCGACTGGGTCAGCACCGGGCGCGCGCCGCCGCCCAGCCAGTATCCCACGCTGGCCAAGGGCGATCTGGTGGCGCCCACCGCCGCCGCGATGCATTGGCCCAGGATCCCCGGCGCGCCCGTGCCCGATGGCAAGATCAATGGCCTGCTGGATTACGATTACGGCCCCGGTTTCGACTATCCCGACCTCTCGGGCGTGATCACGCAGCAGCCGCCCAAAATCCGCCGCGCGATCCCCTCGCTGGTGCCGCGCGTCGATGCCGATGGCAATGAGCTGGGCGGCGGCGTGCCATCGGTGCAGCATCTGGTGCCGCTGGGCACCTATCTGGGCTGGAATGTGCTGGCCAAAGGCTATGGCGCGGGCACGGATTGCGGCTTTGCGGGCGGCTTTATCCCCTTTGCCGCCACCAAAGCCGACAGGCTGGCCAAGGGCGATCCGCGTCTCTCGCTGGAGGAACGCTATGGCTCGCATGCCGGTTTCGTGGCCCGGGTGAAGGCCGTGGCGGACCGGCGCGTGAAGGAAGGCTGGCTGCTGCCCGACGATGCCGCGAAGCTGGTGGCCGGGGCCGAAGCCAGCGGAGTGCTGAAAACAGGGCAGTAA
- a CDS encoding GH39 family glycosyl hydrolase, whose translation MTPLRVLAALSLLTALPSALQAQEAPRPVSISVDAGQTKGTLPPVWRFFGADEPNYATMKDGRKLLLELGELKPGEVYFRAHNLLSSGDGTAAFKWGSTNAYREGPDGKPVYDWTIVDHIIDTYRARGIRPYLQIGFMPEALSSAPPGTPYQHSWRPGFDYRLIATGWTYPPKDYAKWGELVYQWTRHNIERYGRAEVESWYFEVWNEPNSPFYWQGSAEDFYKLHDYAIAAIRRALPRARVGGPDVAGSGGAFMDGFLKHVSSGTNYATGQTGTPTDFLSFHAKGRPGFVDGHVRMGIATHLQEADRGFAKVLSVPSLAGKPVVIGESDPEGCAACPGPQNAYRNGTMYSSYTAASFARLWDLAARRHIHLEGAVSWSFEFEDQPWFAGYRQLATNGIDLPVLNVFRLFAKLGTTQLASTSDAQLPLEEVMARGVQGEADVGSIATRTADGHLALLLWHYHDDDVAGPDAQISISLKGLKASPGTATLWRVDKTHANAFAAWQAMGSPQSPDQNQYALLEKASQLQGEAVSVAPGAPVSLRLPRQGVALLVFDGR comes from the coding sequence ATGACACCGCTTCGCGTGCTTGCCGCCCTGTCGCTGCTCACCGCCCTGCCCTCTGCGCTTCAGGCGCAGGAGGCCCCGCGCCCCGTTTCCATCAGCGTGGACGCCGGGCAGACCAAGGGCACACTGCCCCCCGTCTGGCGCTTCTTCGGCGCGGATGAGCCCAATTACGCCACCATGAAGGACGGGCGCAAACTGCTGCTCGAACTGGGCGAGTTGAAGCCGGGCGAGGTCTATTTCCGCGCTCACAATCTGCTGAGCAGCGGCGATGGGACCGCCGCCTTCAAATGGGGCAGCACCAATGCCTATCGCGAGGGGCCCGATGGCAAGCCGGTCTATGACTGGACCATCGTCGATCACATCATCGACACCTATCGCGCGCGCGGCATCCGGCCCTATCTCCAGATCGGCTTTATGCCAGAGGCTTTGTCCAGCGCGCCGCCGGGCACGCCCTATCAGCACAGCTGGCGCCCCGGCTTCGACTATCGCCTGATCGCCACCGGCTGGACCTATCCGCCCAAGGATTACGCCAAATGGGGCGAGCTGGTCTATCAATGGACGCGTCACAACATCGAACGCTATGGCCGCGCCGAGGTCGAAAGCTGGTATTTCGAGGTGTGGAACGAGCCCAACTCCCCCTTCTACTGGCAGGGCAGCGCCGAGGATTTCTACAAGCTGCATGATTACGCCATCGCCGCCATCCGCCGCGCCTTGCCCAGGGCGCGCGTGGGCGGGCCGGATGTGGCGGGATCGGGCGGGGCCTTTATGGACGGCTTTCTCAAGCATGTCTCCTCGGGCACCAATTACGCCACCGGCCAAACCGGCACGCCCACCGATTTCCTCTCCTTCCACGCCAAGGGCCGGCCCGGCTTTGTCGATGGGCATGTCCGCATGGGGATCGCCACCCACCTGCAGGAGGCTGATCGCGGCTTTGCCAAGGTGCTGTCGGTCCCGTCTCTGGCGGGCAAGCCGGTGGTGATCGGGGAGAGTGATCCGGAGGGCTGCGCCGCCTGCCCCGGCCCTCAGAACGCCTATCGCAACGGCACGATGTATTCCAGCTACACCGCCGCCAGCTTTGCCCGCCTGTGGGATCTGGCCGCCCGGCGCCATATCCATCTGGAGGGTGCGGTTTCATGGTCCTTCGAGTTCGAGGATCAACCATGGTTCGCCGGCTATCGCCAGTTGGCCACCAATGGCATCGATCTTCCGGTCCTGAACGTGTTCCGCCTTTTCGCCAAGCTGGGCACCACGCAACTGGCCTCCACCAGCGATGCGCAACTGCCGCTGGAAGAGGTCATGGCCAGAGGCGTGCAGGGCGAGGCCGATGTCGGCTCCATCGCCACCCGCACTGCCGACGGGCATCTGGCGCTGTTGCTCTGGCATTATCACGATGACGATGTGGCCGGGCCCGATGCGCAGATCAGCATCAGCCTGAAGGGCCTGAAGGCCTCGCCCGGCACCGCCACCCTGTGGCGTGTCGACAAGACCCACGCCAATGCCTTTGCCGCATGGCAGGCCATGGGATCGCCCCAGTCGCCGGACCAAAACCAGTATGCTCTGCTGGAAAAGGCCTCGCAGCTTCAGGGGGAGGCTGTCAGTGTTGCGCCGGGGGCGCCGGTCAGCCTGCGTCTGCCACGACAGGGGGTGGCTTTGTTGGTGTTCGATGGGCGATAA
- a CDS encoding sensor histidine kinase, which yields MVSGADNPAHLAMAALCRLIMLLAVTAILLRCRRMNHAARQSERRYRLLFDSLTIAIWEHDFSPIVAQLARLREEGISDIRRHIETHPDIVIAMRKLVRITDVNATALTMMGFERKEDFFDYLGDFLPEGDKSFAECIIAIDERRPLFHTEAVVIPRDGAPRQITISFGLGPQASLDRVPGSILDISRSKALEGQIQHAREELAEVQRTGALAAMSASIAHELNQPMAVIHNYANAAQRWLARVPPDLEEVQQALQGLTRGVDHARLVMQRVRSLIGEARIDRAEIDLADVLAGTVTLMGREAAESQTRLTLFSSPAEPVMVLGDAILLKQVFANLILNAIQAMESTAPGRRIVTLALDARDGQATVSVCDQGPGWADPGTQQDFDSFFTTKKNGMGLGLSISRTVVERHDGTMRRSRAPGGGARVDVTLPLAVNVVAIPCAAAPGLIPV from the coding sequence ATGGTTTCAGGGGCAGACAATCCGGCGCATCTGGCCATGGCGGCGCTTTGTCGGCTGATCATGCTGCTGGCGGTCACGGCAATCCTTCTGCGCTGCCGCCGCATGAACCACGCCGCCCGGCAGAGCGAGCGCCGCTATCGTCTCCTCTTCGATTCCCTGACGATCGCGATCTGGGAGCATGATTTCTCTCCCATCGTTGCGCAACTGGCGCGGCTGCGCGAAGAGGGTATCAGCGATATCAGGCGCCATATAGAGACCCATCCCGACATCGTGATTGCCATGCGCAAGCTGGTGCGGATCACCGATGTGAATGCCACGGCGCTCACCATGATGGGCTTCGAGCGCAAGGAGGATTTCTTCGATTATCTTGGCGACTTCCTGCCCGAGGGTGACAAAAGCTTTGCCGAATGCATCATCGCCATCGATGAGCGCCGCCCGCTGTTCCATACCGAAGCGGTGGTCATCCCGCGCGATGGGGCGCCCCGGCAGATCACCATCAGCTTTGGGCTGGGCCCTCAGGCCTCGCTTGATCGGGTGCCGGGCAGCATTCTCGACATCTCGCGCAGCAAGGCGCTGGAAGGGCAGATCCAGCACGCCCGTGAGGAGCTGGCCGAGGTGCAGCGCACCGGCGCGCTGGCGGCGATGTCCGCCTCGATCGCGCATGAGCTGAACCAGCCGATGGCGGTGATCCATAATTACGCCAATGCCGCGCAGCGCTGGCTGGCGCGCGTGCCGCCCGATCTTGAGGAGGTGCAGCAGGCGCTGCAGGGCTTGACCCGGGGCGTGGACCATGCGCGTCTGGTGATGCAGCGCGTGCGCTCGCTGATCGGCGAGGCGCGGATCGATCGGGCCGAGATCGATCTTGCCGATGTCCTTGCCGGCACCGTCACCCTGATGGGGCGCGAGGCCGCCGAGAGCCAGACCCGCCTGACTCTTTTCTCGTCGCCAGCCGAGCCGGTGATGGTGCTGGGCGATGCCATTCTGTTGAAGCAGGTCTTTGCCAATCTGATCCTCAACGCCATTCAGGCGATGGAGAGCACGGCACCGGGTCGCCGGATTGTCACTCTGGCGCTGGATGCAAGGGATGGGCAAGCGACGGTCAGCGTTTGCGATCAAGGGCCGGGCTGGGCCGATCCGGGCACACAGCAGGACTTCGACAGCTTCTTCACCACCAAGAAGAACGGCATGGGGCTGGGCCTGTCGATCAGCCGCACGGTGGTCGAACGCCATGATGGCACCATGCGGCGGAGCCGCGCACCGGGAGGCGGAGCGAGGGTCGATGTCACCCTGCCGCTGGCGGTCAATGTCGTGGCGATCCCTTGCGCAGCAGCGCCGGGCCTGATCCCCGTCTGA
- a CDS encoding MucR family transcriptional regulator produces MADNNTENVASLIELAGEITIAWLQNPNVNPGAQDVHSFLKDMHAAITELNTDKAPEAEVVTYEPAVSPRASVKHDHLVSLIDGKKYKTLKRHLALHGLTPAEYRERYGLKPDYPMVAADYAAQRRDIAQKLGLGRKRPEAAAAPAAKAAAAPKAAVAKAAAPKAAKAAAPKAEKAPAAAAKPKQAAAKPKTEAVAKAVTPATEAAPAKTPAAEAKPAAAPKAAAAAKPRRMARDPKAEVAVAAVTAPAKAAVKAEPKPKAEPKAKAAPKVKADAAPKTTAKAEPKAKAAAKPKAEAKPADAKAAAAKPAAAKRAPAKKSAAAPAAPAAPTPAATTPAEG; encoded by the coding sequence ATGGCCGATAACAATACCGAGAACGTCGCAAGCCTGATCGAGCTGGCCGGTGAAATCACCATCGCCTGGCTGCAGAACCCCAATGTGAACCCTGGGGCGCAGGACGTGCATTCCTTCCTGAAGGATATGCATGCGGCGATCACCGAGCTCAACACGGACAAGGCGCCCGAAGCCGAAGTCGTGACCTATGAACCGGCGGTTTCGCCCCGTGCTTCGGTGAAGCATGACCATCTTGTCAGCCTGATCGACGGCAAGAAGTACAAGACGCTCAAGCGTCATCTTGCGCTGCATGGTCTGACGCCTGCCGAATACCGTGAGCGCTATGGCCTGAAGCCGGATTATCCGATGGTCGCCGCCGATTACGCCGCGCAGCGCCGCGATATCGCCCAGAAGCTGGGCCTTGGCCGCAAGCGCCCCGAAGCCGCTGCTGCACCCGCCGCCAAGGCCGCTGCCGCGCCCAAGGCTGCCGTCGCCAAGGCTGCTGCGCCCAAGGCCGCAAAGGCCGCCGCCCCCAAGGCTGAGAAGGCTCCGGCTGCTGCCGCCAAGCCGAAGCAGGCTGCTGCCAAGCCCAAGACGGAAGCCGTCGCCAAGGCTGTGACCCCCGCCACCGAGGCGGCTCCTGCCAAGACGCCCGCTGCCGAGGCCAAGCCCGCTGCCGCGCCCAAGGCTGCCGCCGCCGCCAAGCCGCGCCGTATGGCCCGCGATCCCAAGGCTGAGGTTGCGGTTGCCGCCGTGACGGCTCCCGCCAAGGCTGCGGTCAAGGCTGAACCGAAGCCCAAGGCCGAGCCCAAGGCGAAGGCTGCCCCCAAGGTGAAGGCTGACGCCGCGCCCAAGACCACGGCCAAGGCTGAACCCAAGGCGAAGGCTGCCGCCAAGCCCAAGGCTGAGGCCAAGCCCGCTGACGCCAAGGCTGCTGCGGCCAAGCCTGCGGCCGCCAAGCGCGCGCCTGCGAAGAAGAGCGCTGCGGCTCCGGCAGCTCCCGCTGCTCCGACTCCTGCGGCGACCACTCCCGCAGAGGGCTGA
- a CDS encoding response regulator transcription factor, whose amino-acid sequence MTIQPSSCVAVLDDDADFAAAVARLLVRQGFEASFFTKPAALLGEMMARRFSCVVSDIQMAETDGFTLAEHLRARDPGVALVFMTAWPTTAHAVDAVRRHGGLDYLEKPLDEARLIAAVREGLAWSARKWQVEQATGAFTRREREVFDWLVKGHSNKEIAELLGISVRTVEDHRAAIVAKTRANGLAQLVALSRGEG is encoded by the coding sequence ATGACCATCCAGCCCTCTTCCTGCGTGGCCGTGCTTGATGACGATGCCGATTTCGCGGCGGCGGTGGCGCGATTGCTGGTGCGGCAGGGTTTCGAGGCCAGCTTCTTCACGAAGCCCGCCGCCCTGCTGGGCGAGATGATGGCCAGAAGGTTCAGCTGTGTCGTCAGCGATATCCAGATGGCCGAAACCGATGGCTTCACCTTGGCCGAGCATCTGCGCGCCCGTGACCCCGGCGTGGCACTGGTGTTCATGACCGCCTGGCCCACCACCGCCCATGCCGTGGATGCGGTGCGCCGCCATGGCGGGCTGGACTATCTGGAAAAGCCGCTGGATGAGGCGCGCCTGATTGCTGCCGTGCGCGAGGGGCTGGCATGGTCGGCACGCAAGTGGCAGGTCGAGCAGGCCACCGGCGCCTTCACCCGCCGCGAGCGCGAGGTGTTCGATTGGCTGGTCAAGGGGCACAGCAACAAGGAGATCGCCGAGTTGCTGGGGATTTCCGTGCGGACGGTCGAGGATCATCGCGCCGCGATTGTTGCCAAGACCCGTGCCAATGGCCTGGCCCAGCTTGTCGCGCTCAGCCGCGGTGAGGGTTGA